The following proteins come from a genomic window of Anopheles ziemanni chromosome 3, idAnoZiCoDA_A2_x.2, whole genome shotgun sequence:
- the LOC131284246 gene encoding CLIP domain-containing serine protease B4-like, with amino-acid sequence MVSLEEEDLTNSHCANDSSTNLVCCVGFRGTLPQYPLCGSSEPHRLVLNTYTDADDYPWTALIQYENLRGELELMCSGTLITKRYIVTAAHCVSNLRGGIKVHRVRLGEWEINSNVDCNQKQCAGPPVDMQIEKITKHRDYNRRNHLHDIALVRFTSDVNFSDTVQPICLPTLDSVVGNKSLITGWLRDSAIGALDGKKMYHPVNINGFEECSPIYEQKSVTLQSTQLCVDMGASWSKCKDHAEGTLMQGNGSAWFLAGVASFGTIACSSDTPVVYTNISAYVDWIRDNIY; translated from the exons ATGGTCTCCCTGGAAGAGGAGGATTTGACAAACAGTCACTGCGCCAATGATAGCTCCACGAATCTG GTATGTTGTGTTGGGTTTAGAGGAACGCTCCCTCAATATCCACTGTGCGGGTCGTCAGAACCACACCGGTTAGTGTTGAATACCTACACGGATGCTGATGACTATCCATGGACCGCACTGATTCAGTACGAAAACCTTCGTGGTGAATTGGAGCTCATGTGCAGTGGAACATTGATTACCAAACGATACATCGTGACAGCTGCACACTGCGTGTCAAACCTTCGCGGAGGTATTAAAGT CCATCGTGTACGTCTCGGTGAGTGGGAGATAAACTCAAATGTAGATTGCAATCAGAAGCAATGTGCAGGGCCTCCAGTTGACATGCAAATCGAAAAGATCACCAAACACAGGGATTACAATCGGCGCAACCATCTGCATGACATTGCACTCGTTCGCTTCACCAGTGACGTGAACTTTTCCGACACTGTTCAACCGATCTGCCTTCCAACGTTGGACTCGGTCGTCGGAAACAAAAGTCTGATCACTGGTTGGCTTCGAGATAGCGCGATAGGCGCACTAGATGGCAAGAAAATGTATCATCCGGTGAACATTAATGGCTTTGAGGAATGTTCCCCGATATATGAACAAAAATCGGTAACCCTCCAATCGACTCAACTTTGCGTAGACATGGGAGCGAGTTGGAGCAAGTGTAAGGATCATGCAGAAGGCACGCTCATGCAGGGAAACGGAAGTGCATGGTTCTTGGCAGGAGTTGCCAGCTTTGGAACGATAGCTTGTAGTTCTGATACCCCGGTCGTATACACCAACATATCGGCGTATGTGGATTGGATTCGCGACAATATTTACTAG
- the LOC131284247 gene encoding CLIP domain-containing serine protease B4-like, translating into MWYCWVCCADPNFTPVTTPSEILPEPPTCGLQLADRVFSGEKTQPDEFPWTALIEYKNFSEEVGFHCGGSLISKRHVLTAAHCVTGFPVGFMVYRVRLGEWDLTSDPDCYEDANNTKPQCFDSPIDLIPFKIIKHNNYDPRDASKANDIALIRFARDVEYTDTIQPICLPVSQAMRRKDHTGMLAWAVGWGKTEYSLQSNVKLKVRLPINSRWQCSPAYQRVGISLNSVHLCAGGKQGKDTCTGDSGGPLMRSMAGTWYLLGVVSFGPELCGTPGVSGVYANVVEYIDWIQENMVILNGDDDCPMGNQICLKRGSFMNILFLYIRFCIVLGQNCVNPLGQPGKCILFQECQSLKQIFDRGVNTPDEINFLRNSRCGVQQTSTLVCCAGATIRPRINSLLSPPQCGIQYTNRVVGGQPTMLDEFPWTALIEYQKTGSQNDFHCGGSLINERYIVTAAHCVTSLPRGWKLYRVRLGEWDVSTPRDCQLNTCSDPPIDMDIEQVVTHSGYNAQDKSNVNDIALIRFTKDVEYSDTIRPICLPVENSIRTRNHEGLQSFAAGWGRTETATASQQKLKVELDIKSLQECSPVYERIGITLQSTQLCAGGLKGKDTCSGDSGGPLMRQISGAWYLVGVVSFGSQKCGTARVPGVYTNVAEYVDWIQNNVQ; encoded by the exons ATGTGGTACTGTTGG GTATGTTGTGCGGATCCGAATTTCACGCCTGTTACAACACCTTCCGAAATCTTGCCAGAACCACCAACATGTGGATTACAATTAGCCGATCGCGTGTTTAGTGGGGAGAAGACACAACCCGACGAGTTCCCATGGACGGCCCTGATCGAGTACAAAAATTTTTCCGAAGAAGTAGGCTTTCACTGCGGAGGATCTCTTATCAGCAAACGTCATGTTCTAACAGCTGCACACTGCGTCACCGGCTTTCCTGTCGGCTTCATGGT GTACCGGGTACGACTTGGCGAGTGGGATCTGACCTCAGATCCGGACTGTTATGAAGATGCAAACAATACTAAACCGCAATGTTTTGATTCACCGATCGATTTGATACCCtttaaaatcatcaaacacAATAATTATGATCCGCGGGATGCGAGTAAAGCAAACGACATCGCTCTGATTCGCTTCGCCAGAGACGTGGAGTACACCGATACGATTCAACCGATCTGCCTCCCGGTTTCGCAGGCTATGCGGCGGAAAGATCACACCGGGATGTTGGCCTGGGCGGTCGGCTGGGGCAAAACGGAGTACTCTTTGCAAAGCAATGTGAAACTCAAGGTCAGGCTGCCAATCAACAGCCGGTGGCAATGCTCGCCGGCTTACCAGCGTGTTGGAATTTCACTAAACTCAGTACATTTGTGCGCCGGTGGTAAACAAGGCAAGGATACCTGCACTGGGGACTCCGGGGGCCCACTAATGCGGTCCATGGCCGGTACCTGGTATCTGCTGGGAGTGGTCAGTTTTGGCCCAGAACTGTGTGGCACCCCCGGTGTTTCCGGAGTCTACGCGAATGTGGTGGAGTATATCGATTGGATTCAAGAAAATATG GTGATCTTGAATGGAGATGATGACTGCCCGATGGGAAACCAGATTTGTTTGAAGCGCGGCTCAT TTATGAACATTTTATTCTTATATATTCGGTTCTGCATAGTTCTTGGGCAAAACTGTGTAAATCCGCTCGGCCAACCAGGTAAATGCATCCTGTTTCAAGAATGCCAGTCGCTTAAGCAGATCTTTGATAGAGGTGTCAACACTCCAGATGAGATAAACTTTTTAAGGAACAGCCGGTGTGGTGTACAGCAGACAAGCACTCTG GTTTGTTGCGCAGGAGCCACCATAAGGCCTAGAATAAATTCTCTGCTATCACCACCGCAATGTGGAATCCAGTATACGAACCGCGTTGTTGGCGGTCAACCAACTATGCTGGACGAATTCCCATGGACAGCCCTCATTGAGTACCAAAAAACGGGCAGCCAGAACGACTTTCACTGTGGTGGATCGCTTATCAACGAACGTTACATCGTAACAGCGGCCCACTGCGTGACATCTCTTCCCCGAGGCTGGAAGTT GTATCGGGTACGGCTTGGAGAATGGGACGTCAGCACACCCAGAGATTGCCAGTTGAACACCTGCTCCGATCCTCCCATCGACATGGACATCGAGCAGGTCGTGACGCACAGTGGCTACAATGCGCAGGATAAAAGCAACGTCAACGACATCGCTCTGATTCGCTTCACCAAGGACGTGGAGTACTCCGATACGATTCGCCCGATCTGCCTGCCGGTGGAGAATTCGATCCGCACGCGCAACCACGAGGGTTTGCAAAGCTTTGCCGCCGGTTGGGGTAGAACGGAGACCGCAACCGCTAGCCAGCAGAAGCTGAAGGTTGAGCTGGACATCAAGAGTCTGCAGGAGTGCTCTCCGGTCTATGAGCGCATCGGCATCACGCTGCAGTCCACGCAGCTGTGCGCCGGTGGACTGAAGGGTAAGGACACCTGCAGCGGCGACTCGGGCGGTCCGTTGATGCGGCAGATCTCCGGTGCCTGGTACCTGGTCGGTGTGGTCAGTTTTGGGTCGCAAAAGTGCGGCACTGCGCGGGTTCCTGGTGTGTACACCAATGTGGCGGAGTACGTCGATTGGATTCAAAACAACGTCCAGTAG
- the LOC131284248 gene encoding CLIP domain-containing serine protease B4-like, whose product MWLCGVQKVVITDPPTTLPPASGALPEPPMCGLQVADRIVGGEVTEPDEFPWTALIEYKKRDGTFGLHCGGSLINERHVLTAAHCVTELPHGWTVHRVRLGEWDVSSDPDCYQYVNNSEPECFASSIDLEPFKIIKHNGYDTRDASKANDIALIRFARAVEYTDTVRPICLPVSQALRRKDHTGMLAWAAGWGKTESNSRSDIKLKVNLTINSLQQCSPAYRRNGIALKPVHLCAGGKHGKDTCTGDSGGPLMRSMAGTWYLLGVVSYGPAKCGSSGVSGIYVNVAEYIDWIQENII is encoded by the exons ATGTGGCTCTGTGGGGTACAAAAAGTTG TGATAACCGATCCGCCAACCACCTTACCACCTGCATCCGGAGCCTTGCCAGAACCTCCAATGTGTGGATTACAAGTGGCGGATCGTATTGTTGGTGGGGAGGTAACTGAACCAGACGAGTTCCCATGGACGGCCCTGATCGAGTATAAAAAGCGAGACGGAACATTTGGCTTGCACTGCGGTGGGTCACTTATCAACGAACGTCATGTTCTAACAGCTGCACACTGCGTCACCGAACTCCCTCACGGCTGGACGGT GCACCGCGTACGGCTTGGCGAATGGGATGTGAGTTCAGATCCGGACTGTTATCAATATGTAAACAACAGTGAACCGGAATGTTTTGCTTCATCAATCGATTTGGAACCCtttaaaatcatcaaacacAATGGTTACGATACGCGGGATGCGAGTAAGGCAAACGACATCGCTCTGATTCGCTTTGCCAGAGCCGTGGAGTACACCGATACGGTTCGCCCGATCTGCCTCCCGGTTTCGCAGGCTTTGCGGCGTAAAGATCACACCGGGATGTTGGCCTGGGCTGCCGGTTGGGGCAAAACGGAGTCTAACTCGCGTAGCGACATCAAGCTAAAAGTCAACCTAACGATTAACAGCCTACAGCAATGCTCACCAGCCTATCGGCGTAACGGAATCGCCCTAAAGCCGGTACATTTGTGCGCCGGTGGTAAACATGGCAAGGATACCTGCACTGGAGATTCTGGGGGTCCACTAATGCGGTCCATGGCCGGTACCTGGTATTTGCTGGGAGTGGTCAGTTATGGGCCTGCAAAGTGTGGTTCCTCGGGCGTATCTGGTATCTACGTTAATGTGGCGGAGTATATCGATTGGATTCAAGAAAATATTATATAG
- the LOC131284250 gene encoding CLIP domain-containing serine protease B4-like, translating to MVVGNVTGTRMGLLMLCLLGAVGQCVLALELGESCTNPRGLPGNCILFRECPELVAVFGKPIATPEDTQYLQDSRCGSSGRKALVCCAGSTAPANTGNSVLPEPPHCGIQLTDRIFGGQPTQLDEFPWAVLIEYQKPNGRYGFHCGGSLINERYVLTAAHCIVSIPRTWKVHRVRLGEWDLGLDRDCNGDGDCNDAPVDMNIEKIVVHTGYDTQDKNHLNDIALIRMASPVAFTETVRPICLPLSSKTINANHVGLSSWAAGWGKTETASASQKKLKVELKVKSLQQCSPVYQRNGIFLQSTQLCAGGVNGQDTCSGDSGGPLMRQFAGAWYLIAVVSFGPSKCGTADVPGVYTDVAKFGDWIRQNVY from the exons ATGGTCGTCGGCAATGTGACCGGTACCCGTATGGGTCTGCTAATGCTTTGCTTGTTGGGTGCAGTAGGACAGTGCGTGTTGGCGCTAG AACTTGGTGAAAGCTGTACGAATCCTCGTGGCCTGCCGGGAAATTGTATTCTATTCCGGGAGTGCCCAGAGCTGGTTGCTGTTTTCGGCAAACCTATCGCTACACCGGAAGATACACAGTACCTACAAGACAGCCGTTGCGGTTCATCCGGGCGGAAGGCACTG GTATGTTGCGCCGGTTCCACTGCTCCCGCAAACACCGGCAACTCGGTCTTGCCTGAACCGCCACACTGTGGTATCCAGCTCACGGACCGTATTTTCGGTGGCCAACCGACACAACTCGATGAGTTCCCGTGGGCGGTACTGATCGAGTACCAGAAACCGAACGGTCGTTATGGCTTCCACTGCGGTGGATCGTTGATCAACGAACGCTACGTTTTAACCGCAGCTCACTGCATCGTTTCGATTCCGCGCACTTGGAAGGT ACATCGGGTACGACTGGGCGAGTGGGACCTCGGCTTGGATCGCGACTGTAACGGTGATGGTGATTGCAACGATGCTCCGGTTGACATGAATATCGAGAAGATCGTCGTACATACTGGCTACGATACGCAGGACAAGAACCACCTTAACGACATTGCGCTGATTCGTATGGCTAGCCCGGTGGCGTTTACCGAAACAGTGCGACCTATCTGCCTGCCGCTATCGAGCAAGACTATCAACGCTAATCACGTCGGCTTGTCAAGCTGGGCCGCTGGATGGGGCAAAACGGAGACCGCTTCGGCCAGCCAGAAGAAGCTGAAGGTCGAGTTGAAGGTGAAGAGTCTGCAGCAGTGTTCACCGGTTTACCAGCGCAACGGCATATTCCTGCAGTCGACGCAGCTATGCGCCGGTGGTGTGAACGGACAGGACACCTGCAGCGGTGACTCGGGTGGCCCGTTGATGCGCCAGTTTGCTGGTGCCTGGTACCTGATAGCGGTGGTAAGCTTTGGCCCTTCGAAGTGCGGTACTGCCGACGTTCCTGGTGTGTATACCGATGTGGCAAAGTTCGGTGACTGGATTCGGCAGAATGTTTACTAG
- the LOC131286436 gene encoding CLIP domain-containing serine protease B4-like yields the protein MLPRAGGFLLAPLLLFLIACIGASSAQKLNTECQTPDGKRGTCVMLRSCQSIRQLVLKKDKTPADRDYLMKSQCGIENRSVLACCPLPSRISGRFGERVDLPSTADCGGRLDDRIFGGEVAPLGSYPWLARIQYYKGNNRYGFHCGGVLIHKQFVLTAAHCIEGVPSSWIVYQVRLGEHDTTKDEDCDLLEDGEQLCADPVRDVLVLEYLVHPDYYKENGADYNDIAVLKLSESVESTEFISPICVPTSANTLPRNLTDISMVVAGWGQTQTRSSSTKLMHLNVPVWDNSRCSEVFQTVSLDIVPTQVCAGGEKGKDSCRGDSGGPLMYRRNIGTSNWYLVGLVSFGLERCGSDNVPGVYTRVSEYMNWVQDTLEGELGY from the exons ATGTTGCCACGTGCTGGAGGATTCCTGCTAGCACCGCTGCTCCTGTTCCTGATAGCATGCATCGGTGCATCGTCAGCAC AGAAGCTGAACACAGAATGCCAAACGCCGGACGGAAAGCGAGGCACCTGCGTGATGTTGCGATCGTGTCAATCGATCCGCCAGTTGGTGctgaaaaaggataaaacgCCTGCGGACAGGGATTACCTCATGAAGTCACAGTGTGGAATAGAAAACCGAAGCGTGCTTGCCTGCTGCCCGCTGCCCTCTAGGATATCAGGTAGATTTGGTGAGAGAGTTGACCTACCGTCTACTGCCGATTGTGGAGGGCGCCTAGATGACCGCATCTTCGGCGGCGAAGTAGCCCCACTCGGATCCTATCCGTGGTTAGCCAGAATTCAGTACTATAAAG GAAACAACCGCTATGGCTTTCACTGCGGAGGAGTACTCATTCATAAACAGTTCGTCCTTACGGCGGCCCACTGTATCGAAGGCGTACCATCCAGCTGGATTGT CTACCAAGTGCGGCTCGGGGAGCACGATACAACTAAAGATGAGGATTGCGATTTGCTAGAGGACGGCGAACAGCTGTGTGCTGATCCAGTGCGTGACGTACTGGTGCTTGAATACCTAGTGCACCCGGATTACTACAAAGAGAACGGGGCAGACTACAACGATATCGCCGTGCTGAAGCTATCGGAGTCGGTCGAAAGCACCGAGTTCATTAGCCCGATTTGCGTTCCGACCTCGGCAAACACTTTGCCGAGGAATCTTACCGACATTTCTATGGTCGTCGCTGGTTGGGGACAAACGCAGACCAGATCGTCTAGTACAAAGTTAATGCACCTGAATGTACCAGTATGGGATAACAGCCGCTGCAGCGAGGTGTTTCAAACGGTGTCCCTGGACATTGTTCCCACGCAGGTGTGCGCCGGCGGTGAGAAAGGAAAAGATTCCTGCCGGGGTGACTCCGGTGGTCCACTGATGTATCGCCGCAACATAGGTACATCCAATTGGTACTTGGTCGGTTTGGTGAGCTTCGGTCTGGAACGGTGTGGTTCCGACAACGTGCCGGGAGTGTACACGCGCGTAAGCGAGTACATGAATTGGGTGCAGGATACTTTGGAAGGTGAATTGGGTTATTGA
- the LOC131286437 gene encoding CLIP domain-containing serine protease B4-like has protein sequence MTATSMRTRPCRMLVIAVIIVMCVPYHTEAQYLSQCRTPEQSAGSCVLVTQCTVVRNLLNKPLLTANDIQYLENSRCGVLDRKVLVCCAKPDVPPNTPAPTAPPNRVPTTNAIPVDNRLSLEQRQQLLPSECGLHLSDRIVGGERAKLEEYPWMALIQHRRKNGDLKFHCGGALISTRYVLTAAHCIRNIPSSWTLTAVRLGEWDLASDTDCMTLLDETICADPVQDIALDKIIVHPDYLTTGTQVRNDIAQIRLAQEAVVNDYVFPICLPLDTASRTVSYDGKRLVVAGWGQTEEALQSQYKLFVGVNGVPERTCQQQYPQANIDQTQLCAGGESGKDSCRGDSGGPLMFPGKRGYQDVMVLAGLVSFGKKCGIQGVPGVYTRVGQYVDWVVGNLEP, from the exons ATGACGGCGACGAGTATGAGAACGCGGCCCTGTCGGATGCTGGTAATTgccgtcatcatcgtcatgtGCGTGCCGTACCACACCGAGGCGCAGT ATCTCTCCCAATGCCGTACGCCAGAACAGAGCGCCGGTTCCTGCGTGTTGGTAACGCAGTGCACTGTCGTGCGAAACCTGCTCAATAAGCCGCTGCTCACCGCGAACGATATCCAGTATCTCGAAAACAGCCGCTGCGGGGTACTGGACCGCAAAGTCCTTGTGTGCTGCGCCAAACCGGACGTTCCACCCAATACCCCAGCTCCAACCGCTCCACCGAACCGTGTGCCAACCACAAATGCGATACCGGTTGATAACCGGCTGTCGTTGGAGCAGCGTCAGCAGCTGCTACCGAGCGAATGCGGTTTACACCTGTCCGATCGCATCGTCGGTGGTGAACGAGCTAAGCTCGAAGAATATCCCTGGATGGCGTTGATTCAACATCGTCGCAAGA ATGGAGATCTTAAATTCCACTGCGGAGGTGCATTGATCAGCACCCGCTACGTGCTGACGGCGGCGCACTGCATCCGAAACATTCCTTCGTCGTGGACGCT CACGGCTGTCCGGTTGGGCGAATGGGATCTCGCGTCGGACACCGACTGCATGACACTCCTGGACGAAACGATCTGCGCCGATCCGGTGCAGGATATTGCGCTCGATAAAATCATCGTCCATCCCGACTACCTTACCACCGGCACGCAAGTGCGGAACGACATCGCCCAGATACGGCTGGCACAGGAGGCGGTGGTGAACGATTACGTGTTCCCGATCTGCTTGCCGCTTGACACGGCGTCCCGCACGGTTTCCTACGATGGGAAGAGGCTCGTCGTGGCCGGATGGGGACAGACGGAGGAAG CCCTCCAGAGCCAGTACAAACTGTTCGTCGGTGTAAACGGTGTGCCCGAACGAACCTGCCAGCAGCAGTACCCGCAGGCCAACATTGACCAAACGCAGCTGTGCGCGGGTGGAGAGTCGGGTAAGGATTCCTGCCGTGGAGACTCCGGCGGTCCACTGATGTTCCCCGGAAAGCGCGGCTACCAGGACGTCATGGTGCTGGCCGGGCTGGTGAGCTTCGGCAAAAAGTGTGGCATCCAGGGCGTTCCGGGGGTGTACACGCGGGTAGGTCAGTACGTTGATTGGGTCGTGGGCAACCTGGAGCCATAG
- the LOC131284251 gene encoding serine protease 7-like, which translates to MEDSNRNQPPASGISESTTSNRPQCGIQPAARESIIEGTSRNIGFHPWSVLLHNGNRRTLISAEYVLTSAGCVDEVDKRVNLTAKLGEYDLESDVDCIFAGPNDDMICAKPSYDVKVAEVLVHEAAGNRLHDIALLQLSEPVKIDEWVSPICLPESAAIDHSATYHSASWNQNTCEDGSRRYKFLSNYSLTNVTANNFIYVSSAGQPFVDVGGALTVTKTIDSNDGSRSVNELVGVLSSTATCANYDGVLVYTKVGQYLEWIQDKLVNEESATTRV; encoded by the exons ATGGAAGATTCAAATAGGAATCAGCCTCCCGCTTCCGGAATTTCCGAGTCTACCACATCAAACCGACCGCAATGTGGCATTCAGCCCGCTGCCAGAGAAAGCATTATCGAAGGTACAAGCCGAAACATTGGGTTTCATCCTTGGAGTGTCCTGCTTCATAACGGAAATCGAC GCACACTTATCTCTGCCGAGTATGTGCTAACGTCTGCCGGTTGCGTAGATGAGGTCGACAAGAGGGTTAA CTTAACTGCCAAGCTTGGTGAGTACGACCTCGAATCGGACGTTGACTGTATCTTCGCGGGCCCGAATGACGATATGATCTGCGCCAAACCGTCGTACGACGTGAAGGTAGCGGAAGTTCTGGTGCACGAAGCAGCCGGTAATCGTCTTCATGATATTGCGCTACTACAACTGTCCGAGCCGGTAAAAATTGATGAGTGGGTGTCTCCGATATGTCTGCCTGAATCGGCAGCAATCGATCATAGTGCCACGTACCATTCGGCCAGCTGGAATCAGAACACGTGCG AGGATGGAAGCAGACGCTACAAGTTCTTGTCGAACTATAGCCTAACGAACGTAACGGCCAACAATTTTATATATGTCTCGTCGGCTGGACAGCCGTTCGTCGATGTTGGCGGTGCGTTGACGGTGACAAAAACGATCGACAGCAACGATGGATCACGATCGGTAAATGAGCTGGTCGGAGTTCTTAGTTCGACGGCAACCTGTGCAAACTATGACGGAGTTCTCGTGTATACGAAGGTGGGCCAATACCTTGAATGGATTCAGGATAAGCTTGTCAATGAAGAGAGTGCAACAACCCGTGTGTAA